Within Primulina tabacum isolate GXHZ01 chromosome 5, ASM2559414v2, whole genome shotgun sequence, the genomic segment ATTTTCTGTTAACCCGTGTTAGTTTGAGTGAACCACAGGTGCTAACCTCAATTAAAATCGAGCAAACACAACATATatgtataaaatattataaacataattttttacGAAATAAGTTATCGTAATTGCAAACATTATGTTAGAAGGCTATAAACGGAAGTTAGGTTGCATTTGGAtggatataataataaatttcattGGTTTTTTTAGGCAACTCTGCTAGACGCATGGACCACCGTGGGGACTCAGTAAAGCCTGCTTGGTCATCCACTGTCGGCCATGACATGAGTGGTTTGTAATAGTCAACAATGGACTCCGGGCACTTGAACTCTGCAATCCTGAGCACAGGACTTTAGATAATCAGCAAAAAAGTATATAAAAAAAGAGTAGGATTTCCTCAATTACAAACAGAATAAATGCTTATCCTTGACTGTTTCTTCTTGTTTCCATAGTTTATATATGGTCTCATTAGCTCTTTTTCTTGCAGACCCGTAAATAGCTTCATACAGTTTATCCTCACACCTTGTTTGGTCTTCATACAACTTATTCCAAAGTTCATCTTCCCCAACCTAGAACACAGTTTATAAAGACACCTTTATAGTGTTTTACTTGTTAAAGAATACAGAGAGATATTTCTTTGAAGTGGAAATATctctaaaataatttaatgaagTGACACAAACCCAACAGCCTCCTATTCCACCGCACAAAAATTTAGCACATGCTTCACATACACGAACTTCTGCCCATTTTGACTGCAATTCATTCAGTTACTAGTGATGTTAGAAATTACAGGTTAAATTTGACGAAACACTAGTGAATATAGGGTAAGTTTTATAACTAAATGAAAGGCAATGATCAAAATCTTTTTGGCTGTTTCATTCATATCTCCATCCTCAACACACCCTCCCACGCTTCCTATAGCCATGACCACATTCCAGCTTGCCATCATAACATATAGCCCATTTCAGGACAGGGCTCACAGTGATCTGAGGCAAGCAATGGTTGAAAAAAATGCAGACATATCAGCTAAAGTTGTTCACCGGCAGAAATGGGAGGAGCTTTTTTCCAAACAATTGGGAGAATACAATGGTAAATTGAATAACATAGTTTTACAATCTCAATGACAAAACACATcaagaaatatttaaaataggAAAATTAATGGTGCCAAAAAATCAATGAAACCCTTAAGTTCTTGCAAGCATTTCTCAGGAAAGAATTCCATCTGCAGCTAAAGTAATCAGCAGTGTGTCTCCATGCAGCACGCACAAGGCGCGTTTGATAACAATAGTTCAAATGAAGCAGGTAAGTGAGCTTCTTTGTTGCAAGATATAGATGCCCACAAATCAAATCCCAAATAAGACAAGACAAAACCGCTAGTAGAAAAAAAATCCATTTTGATCAACTTACAGAAAAAAATTTAAGCAAATGGTAAGTGGACCTGAGAGAGTAGTCGTTATTATCGTATAAGGGTTTTGGCTGCTGATTGATTTATCCATGGTTTTGCTTCTGCACGGGATGAATTGTGGGGAGTTGGCGAAGGTTTAGGATTGTGCTTTTTCCTGGAAGCGGTGTTCAATTGCATCGAAAAAAAGACGACGGATaaatctatattatattattaagtttgagacgtataataattaattattggtaTCATAATCtgttataataattatatatattaataaagtgttaaaattttaatgtaagttaTAATAAGTTCAACGAAAAAAGTCTTTGTTTCTTAATTATTGtaggttcaatttttatttggatttattttttatttatttattttttatttaatatatcaaaattgcaGAATAATCCCttacttttttttataattacattttgatattcatttaaatataaaccaaTTGAATTGCAAAAAAAAATCGTACATGTATGTAATGCGTATGTCGATGCACCAGTGTTAGGAATGAGACTGACAATTTGGAATACTGGATCGAATGACGGTTTCCGTTGGATTAGGAATGAGACTGGCAATTTGGAATACTGGATCGCCAGGAAATTTTTTTCTAGCGTGCAAAATTATATTCTCAATCTAAATGTTAAAACTATCTGAAATATAGTGATGATGAAATACAAAATTGTATATGTCAGAACCTATAATATCTAATATTatcattaaaattattttttccaaaaaaaattcgATGTCGTATAAATTAAAATGCACAAATCATATAAAAAAGTgcattattaattttataacttaatctataaataataaaatgaataaattttaaataataatatgccAAAACATAACCTTTTACTAATTTATTCAGGAAAAATAGTCTTGAAAATTGAACTATAAAACAAATATACATCTCAatttatcttcttttttttggaaattcaacctaaattttatattaaatagaCATTGTTATACATTTACTTAattttttacaataaaaaattagtAATGTATAATAATGAGTAAAAGAGTAATAACAAAAATGATTGCAAACGTTTGCGTTATAAACAATTGGTGAGGACATGCAATAGAAACTGATAATGCACTTCTCATTGactataaaatttgaaatatatctcATATCGCCGGGCCATTcccctttttctttttctaatctacttcatttatttattgttatttattttcgaATAAATCTAGCCCATTTTTTATGTTAACCAAATAGGTTCATTACATTGCATAATGGAAACAATGGTAAGAGACACATGTTTATCTCTCCATCCAATCAAATTGGCTAAATGTGATTACGTATTAATCAATATTCGATTGATGTCTCAGAGACTACTTTTTATGCCATGCCCGGTCAACATGTCAAGTTTTACTACAATTACTTGAAAATGCGTTTGGATAATATTGATAAGATCATTCACTATTTCTTGAAGCTCGATCTCTTCCCCGATAAACCATATAGACCCCCTTTTTTCCGCCCTACTCTTTGGTCTTAAGGCGGCCTCTCTCATAAACATGGTACTTATATAAGTATAAACATGCcgcatatcaaaattatatatatatatatatatatatatatataaaccaaTTTCCAAACtatatattcattctcaatttagcagtttaaaatttcaaatgtgCATTTATTTAAGAGGAGAAAACGAGCAGCATTAAATGTGGCCCATTTCGTTTAGCACAGATGGCAGTAATGAGTGCACTGTCGGTAGGCCATTCACTCAGCTCTATTTCCCGTGTCATTCATTCACTCACGAGGTTCTCCTTCCATGATCCTTATTTTGgggaaaattttgatgaaataaaatttttttaagtaattatTTAGTGGGATGGTCATCTAACATTTCTTGATTATATTTGTGCTGATAATGCTTACGGATTAATtacttcaaaatttgaaaatatcgaATCAGGGAATATATATAAACCATGATTTGGTTGCATacttcttattttatttaattatgtccTTTTTCCATATTATTTATGAGATATAAATGGGTTATTAAAAGATTAGGTCGAATATTGATGACGATAATTAAAAAATCGTGACTAAATGAGTTAAATTTATGTCATATACTGTATATATACATGTTATTTTTCCCTTCAATGAATGTAACAACATTGATTGTGTACTTTATCATATTGTTTTAGTTATTCGTATAATTTTAATCCATGAGGATTTCAACTTCTCCTTATCTTAATTGCAGGACAGACCGACCGTGATGGCTGCTTGTTTCTTATTTAAGCCATGAAAAAGACTTAGTCAAtgacttcaaaaaaaatttcaataaaaattttagaagcTTTAGGGCTGAGTATTTGTGATTCTGATTAAAAAGTTAATTACTAGtggatatgtatatatacattTTTACGGTGTAACTGGTATAACTTGTTGTCGTGATTTTTCAACATGTACCGGATAAATTTCAGACTAAAGAAGCTTGTGAACTGTATTTTTATGTGACAagcatgttatatttttcttaaactGATATTAGAAGTCTTCAAATATGAAATTGATTTtgataattttgtttgtttgtttttttaaattacaaaaaCTTAAATTTCTTCATATCCTAATGTAAGTTCTTATATCTCGTATTAAGTTTATACTTAGGCTATGTTTGGTGTGTGGAATATGATAACTAATTGAATTGATGACAAAATTCAAGGTAATGATACAGTTGAATATGGACCGTCATTCTTCCGGACCTCCTAATCGCGAGAGCAGATCTAAAATTGTAGATCTCTCTTGTCGATTCTTTTGTggataaaatgatattttatgttatattttagGAATTAGATTGTCATTCCGCCCAAAACAATGAGATATCTTTTCAATCAagtaggtttttttttttttatcatgagCTTCTTGATTAATTGTGCCCATAAAAAATGAGACAAACATGAGTTTAACAATCTATCTTTACTTATCACATATACCAAACATACCCGTATtagtattatttaataaatggaGATGCTATGTCAATATTAATTTTAGCCTACAATTATACTACGGTAATTAAATTAACATATTACTACTATTTGTGAGCtatctcaaaataaaaaaatttggtagGAAATTTCAGATTTCATGGTTAAAAATGACCCAATTTGACTTGCAAAAAGCAATCAAAATCGACTTTACATTTAAAAAAGTGAATTTTGCCCTCCTTAAAATGCTAACAAAAAGCAAGAAACTTGAAAATACCAATCTTAACtaaataatttttgttttaatttttatgttgtttttccataaaaaaattacatttttttggGATGTCAACAATGCGAAGTAAATCGATCATTTATGGGGTGGATGGATGTTGTAACTTGTAATTGAAACAAAGGTGAAAAAAAACAACAGTCCAACTCCAATCCAACTGTTAGCGCTAAGTAGCAAGGTCTGTCTCTCAAAATCCTCCGTCGGTGTTTGAAAAAGATCTGAACTTTAATTCTCTCCCAATCATTGTGCACAACTACTGATGCTGCTTCATGGGCTTCACGTTTTAACTTAATTCTCTCTGTAATCTCTCCGCAGCCACTCAAACGAAGTCATATTCCCACTTTTGCTGGTGGTAAAGACTAAAGTGAGTGTGTGTATATACTACATGGTCGATCTTCTCTCTCGTTTTCtggttttttgtttgtttttgttttcattGAATGACGAGCTCGAAACAATCGCTGATAATTTAATTTCTTTATTGCTTTCTTTTGATATTCCGTGGGTGAAATTTATAAAGAAACCATATCGGTAGGCTTTTGCTATcagatttaaattttttctgGTTGATTTATGGCAAATGAAGAATACCCTTCTGCATTTATGGATATGGATGTATACAAGTTGTTGTCTGTGTTTTGTGCTTATAAAGAGCTGGGATCAGTTTAATATCGCAAGTGTGTTGTTGTATGGCACAGATCTCATCTGGGTAGATATGTGCTGAAGTGGCTTGAAAAAAGGGTTAGACTCCAATGCTTTGAGGTTTTGGGCATTGAGTTCAAAAGCTGCACTATTCAGCTTTGGATCCTTTTCCAGTATATGTTACCGTACAATATTATTTTCTGTCTTTAAAGGGACCAAAAGCTTATCAAGCGAATGGAGGAGGATAATAATCTCTTTTATTGAGTCATGGTTTATATTATTACTTTCACTGTATCACGTTGTCCTTTGTTTTCTGTGCGATGAATTTGTTCTGCTAACTGCCAACTGACCTAGTTTATCCAATAGGGAGAATCATATGGCTTCAAAGATTCAGTCACCAGGCAGTAGAAGAAGAAGTCCAGTGTCCATATTTATTGTGATTGGTCTTTGTTGCGTCTTCTATTTTCTGGGATCGTGGCAGAGTGGTTTTGGAAAGGGGAACAGTTTTGCAAAAGAGATAAATAAGCAGAAAACAAATTGCAACGTAGTTCCATCTATAAAGTCTGAAAGCCATCATTCTTTGAACTTTGAAAGCCAACATAAATTTGTGGAAGTAGTTGGGTCTACCGAACCCAAATACAAAGTTTTCGAGCCTTGTGATGTTCGATACTCTGATTATACTCCTTGCCAAGAGCAGGATCGAGCCATGAGATTTCCTAGAGAAGACATGATATACAGAGAACGACATTGCCCACCACAAGAAGAGAAATTACACTGC encodes:
- the LOC142545430 gene encoding uncharacterized protein LOC142545430; amino-acid sequence: MMASWNVVMAIGSVGGCVEDGDMNETAKKILIIAFHLSKWAEVRVCEACAKFLCGGIGGCWVGEDELWNKLYEDQTRIAEFKCPESIVDYYKPLMSWPTVDDQAGFTESPRWSMRLAELPKKTNEIYYYIHPNAT